A single window of Nasonia vitripennis strain AsymCx chromosome 4, Nvit_psr_1.1, whole genome shotgun sequence DNA harbors:
- the LOC100117614 gene encoding acylphosphatase-2, giving the protein MASDDPLAHEPLVSVEFEVYGKVQGCSFTKYVRELCQRLGIVGWVKNSKTGTIVGKMQGPQALIDQMAQWLSTVGSPESEIHHCEFKDLCTVTKPGYKGFAVRF; this is encoded by the exons ATGGCCTCCGACGACCCCCTCGCTCACGAGCCCCTCGTGTCTGTCGAGTTCGAAGTTTACGGGAAAGTGCAAG GTTGTTCCTTCACGAAATACGTGCGAGAGCTCTGCCAGCGACTGGGAATCGTCGGCTGGGTGAAGAACAGCAAGACCGGAACGATCGTCGGCAAGATGCAGGGACCTCAGGCCCTCATTGATCAGAT GGCTCAATGGCTGTCGACGGTCGGAAGTCCGGAAAGCGAGATTCACCACTGCGAATTCAAAGATTTATGTACCGTGACGAAACCAGGTTACAAAGGCTTTGCTGTGCGCTTTTGA